The nucleotide sequence GCAGATACCAGATTTTACACCCGGCTTCTGTGACAATTTCCTCAATTGTCACAGAATGGTAGAAACTAACGTCAGTACGGGATAATAAAAAAGCTGAATCTCTTTCCCAGTAAGGCTTGAAGCCGATGCACCTCCTCCCCAAGAGGAAAAGGAGGGGGATAATGCTGAAAATTT is from Coleofasciculus sp. FACHB-1120 and encodes:
- a CDS encoding transposase, whose product is IFSIIPLLFLLGRRCIGFKPYWERDSAFLLSRTDVSFYHSVTIEEIVTEAGCKIWYLPPYSPDLNNIEHWWSALKNWMRQRWDEFDSFRDCVDAAFKQCPNVFA